One window of the Trifolium pratense cultivar HEN17-A07 linkage group LG2, ARS_RC_1.1, whole genome shotgun sequence genome contains the following:
- the LOC123909196 gene encoding sugar carrier protein C-like: MPGAIINNGSGKNYPGKLTFRVFITCLTAAFGGLIFGYDLGISGGVTSMDPFLKKFFPNVYEKEANIKPSDNQYCKFDSQTLTLFTSSLYLAALVSSLVASSITRLFGRRLTMITGGVLFLAGAALNGFAQEVWMLIVGRMLLGFGIGCANQSVPIYVSEVAPYKYRGALNNMFQLAITIGIFVANILNYFFDKLKNGEGWRYSLGFASVPAIMIIIGAIFLPDSPNSLIERGQNDKAKEELIKIRGTTDVDEEFQDLVLASDISKTVKHPWMSLLNRKYRPQLTMAIAIPFFQQLTGMNVITFYAPVLFKTIGFSGTASLMSALITGGCNMLATFVSIATVDKFGRRTLFLEGGVQMFICQIVVAIAIALKFGVDGDPGILPKWYAIVVVLCICVYVMGFAWSWGPLGWLVPSEIFPLEVRSAAQSINVSVNMICTFVIAQIFTTMLCHMKFGLFIFFAFFVIVMSTFIYKFLPETKGVPIEEMSTVWEKHPYWGKFVKDDDAKEEV, encoded by the exons ATGCCAGGTGCTATCATCAACAATGGCTCTGGGAAAAATTATCCCGGAAAGCTCACTTTTAGAGTCTTCATCACTTGTCTTACTGCTGCTTTTGGTGGTTTAATTTTTGGTTATGATCTTGGTATTTCAG GTGGAGTTACATCTATGGATCCGTTTCTAAAGAAATTCTTTCCAAATGTCTACGAAAAAGAGGCTAATATAAAACCATCCGACAACCAGTACTGCAAATTCGATAGCCAAACATTAACATTATTCACCTCCTCGTTGTATTTGGCCGCTCTTGTATCTTCTCTTGTGGCGTCTAGTATTACTCGATTGTTTGGAAGGCGTCTGACTATGATTACCGGAGGTGTACTTTTTCTTGCCGGTGCTGCTTTGAATGGCTTTGCTCAAGAAGTTTGGATGCTCATTGTTGGTCGTATGTTACTTGGATTCGGAATCGGATGTGCCAATCAg aGTGTGCCAATCTATGTATCCGAGGTTGCTCCCTACAAGTACAGAGGAGCTCTTAATAATATGTTCCAATTAGCAATAACCATAGGCATATTTGTGGCTAATATCCTCAATTACTTTTTCGACAAACTGAAAAACGGAGAAGGATGGCGCTATAGTTTGGGTTTTGCTTCCGTCCCCGCGATAATGATCATCATAGGTGCTATCTTCCTCCCCGACTCGCCAAATTCCTTGATTGAACGCGGTCAAAACGACAAAGCCAAAGAAGAATTGATTAAAATTCGCGGTACCACGGATGTTGATGAGGAGTTTCAAGATTTGGTTTTGGCTAGTGATATTTCAAAAACAGTTAAACATCCTTGGATGTCTTTGTTGAATAGAAAATATAGACCTCAACTTACAATGGCAATAGCTATTCCGTTCTTCCAACAACTCACCGGCATGAATGTGATTACATTTTATGCTCCGGTTTTGTTCAAAACTATTGGTTTTAGTGGCACTGCTTCTCTCATGTCAGCATTGATTACCGGAGGATGTAACATGCTGGCCACTTTCGTTTCAATTGCCACCGTTGATAAATTTGGACGAAGAACTCTATTTTTAGAAGGCGGTGTTCAGATGTTTATTTGCCAG ATTGTTGTAGCTATAGCTATTGCCCTTAAGTTTGGAGTTGACGGTGACCCGGGTATATTGCCAAAATGGTATGCcattgttgttgtgttgtgcATTTGTGTGTACGTAATGGGATTTGCGTGGTCTTGGGGTCCTCTCGGATGGTTGGTGCCTAGTGAGATATTTCCGCTCGAAGTTCGTTCGGCTGCTCAAAGTATTAATGTCTCGGTTAACATGATATGCACCTTTGTGATTGCTCAAATTTTTACAACAATGCTTTGTCACATGAAGTTTGGATTGTTTATCTTCTTTGCATTTTTTGTTATTGTGATGAGCACATTTATTTACAAGTTTCTACCAGAGACCAAGGGAGTTCCAATTGAAGAAATGTCAACTGTGTGGGAGAAACATCCTTATTGGGGTAAATTTGTGAAAGATGATGATGCCAAGGAAGAAGTCTAG